Proteins encoded within one genomic window of Pedobacter africanus:
- a CDS encoding FecR family protein codes for MENHIKQLFVDFILNRCTPAQIKQVQELVETGAYEQEWRGALEETEQHFAGTEQAKLPVNETALFERMNLVINSRPVVGKKRPWIWIAAASLFLMAAGGLWLSQSNEKVPVPAQTAKVKEEYPKDTAHKWVKLPDGSSVQLNRGSYLEYADSFEGKALREVRLIGEGYFDIKHDAKHPFVIHTGRIKTTVLGTAFNISAYKANQAVTVTVTRGKVKVEDEKRVLAVLTPDQQLAWDAKKAEPVKAKVNAEAVTEWKKQDLIMDDITLEEAAQLIATRYGVKTHFKNEEVKNCRFTAAFLNRDDITQVLKVTGSVTGATITLKNNLVTFDGQGCYN; via the coding sequence TTGGAAAATCACATCAAACAATTATTTGTAGATTTTATTTTGAACCGCTGTACACCTGCGCAAATAAAACAGGTGCAGGAACTGGTTGAAACCGGAGCTTATGAACAGGAATGGCGTGGGGCACTGGAAGAAACGGAGCAGCATTTTGCGGGCACTGAACAGGCAAAATTGCCAGTAAATGAAACGGCACTTTTTGAGCGCATGAACCTGGTGATAAACAGCAGGCCGGTAGTCGGCAAAAAGCGTCCCTGGATATGGATAGCTGCTGCTTCTTTATTTCTGATGGCGGCAGGAGGCCTTTGGTTAAGCCAATCTAATGAAAAAGTGCCTGTACCTGCACAAACAGCAAAGGTTAAGGAGGAATATCCTAAAGATACAGCGCATAAATGGGTTAAGCTGCCTGATGGAAGCTCTGTACAGCTTAACCGGGGCAGTTACCTGGAATATGCAGATTCCTTTGAAGGAAAGGCCTTGAGAGAGGTCCGGCTGATAGGAGAAGGATATTTTGACATTAAGCATGATGCCAAACATCCTTTTGTAATCCATACCGGCAGAATCAAGACAACAGTGCTTGGAACTGCATTTAACATTAGCGCTTATAAGGCAAATCAGGCAGTAACCGTAACGGTAACCCGGGGAAAGGTAAAAGTGGAAGATGAAAAGCGCGTATTGGCCGTTCTTACACCAGACCAGCAATTGGCATGGGATGCTAAGAAAGCGGAGCCTGTAAAAGCAAAGGTGAATGCAGAGGCGGTTACCGAATGGAAAAAGCAGGACCTGATTATGGATGACATTACCCTTGAGGAAGCGGCACAGCTGATCGCCACACGTTATGGTGTAAAAACCCATTTTAAGAATGAAGAGGTGAAGAACTGCCGTTTTACTGCAGCCTTTCTAAACAGGGATGACATCACACAGGTACTGAAGGTTACGGGATCTGTTACCGGAGCTACAATAACTTTAAAAAATAACCTGGTAACTTTTGATGGCCAGGGCTGCTATAATTAA
- a CDS encoding TonB-dependent receptor, translated as MKVNAILLMIILFAVSSINASPGSAQTLSDVKVSVGMDKGTLRSAFSQIEKQTDFRFAYRNELISVFKNLSLKGELRSVKSTLDELLKGTGLSYRQLNNSIIIFKESAPVQSQISSRDIYINGRVTDENNLPLPGVSVKIKGTNKGVVTDNEGKYIIQVPNESAILVFSYIGYVTAEGTVQNGRMTNIRLKPDVGSLDAVVVIGYGTTTKRANTGSVTSITSKDIANQPVSDPIAALQGRVAGLDITGTTGYPGSSYNIKLRGINSILGRSSPLFIVDGMPFSDESLDQFTGANGTTSPLNSINPADIERIDILKDADATAIYGSRGANGVVLITTKRGKSGKVTTDARVYTGVSMVNRKVDMLNTQQYLALRREAFKNDNRTPDETNALDLTVWDQNLDQNWQEKLIGNTAKLTEGQLSLSGGSEQTNFLLSGTYRRETTVLPTNTDYNRGAFNFNVNHKSANDKFSVAASVKYIADENNSLPTDLTQYYNLAPNTPIYNPNGSFYWNGNDQNPIAYFERKYLSNTNNLLGNVVIKYNVLPNLTAQLNTGYNRMSMKQTQTLPEKSFNPANYSASMGYYGDNKVSGYNIEPQLDYSLQIGKGTLKALLGGTWQSSIKEGQNLLGEGFASDEQLSNPKAATKLTMRSFNYADYKYNSVFGRATYNWDEKYIVNGTFRRDGSSRFGSASRFGNFGAVGVAWLFSNESFIKDKLSFLSFGKLRGSYGTVGNDQIGDYQYFDSWSAASFPYAGSGTLYPSRFANNDFQWEVTRKLEGALELGFLKDRILLNASYYYNKSNNMLIYYSLSPQSGFSEFVDNLPAELENKGLELELNTVNVNRGDFRWSSALNFTVARNKLLKYPDLEKSPFTKTYFIGKPINVTTGYISTGIDPKTGLPTFQDLDGDGSASDPEDFAILGNVTPKFYGGFQNSLSYKNWSLDFFFQFVKQEGPLLNYGYTSVPYGSRVNKDVSALDRWSAVDQVTNIPIATSTTGPAYSAYNQWRISSANWGDASFIRLKNVMLKYNLSSLLKNLKLSNVSIYMQGQNLFTITNYDGFDPETKGIKLPPLSTYTVGLQVSF; from the coding sequence ATGAAGGTGAACGCGATCCTCTTGATGATTATTTTATTTGCTGTGAGCAGTATCAACGCTTCTCCGGGTTCTGCCCAAACGCTTTCCGATGTGAAGGTGTCGGTTGGAATGGATAAGGGGACGCTCAGGAGTGCTTTCTCCCAGATTGAAAAACAAACAGATTTCAGGTTTGCCTACCGCAACGAGCTGATCTCTGTATTTAAAAACCTCAGTCTCAAGGGAGAGCTGCGTTCTGTTAAAAGTACGCTGGATGAGTTGCTGAAAGGCACAGGGCTTTCGTACAGGCAGCTCAATAACAGCATTATTATTTTTAAGGAAAGTGCTCCTGTACAAAGCCAGATTTCAAGCCGGGATATTTATATCAACGGCCGGGTAACCGATGAAAACAATCTTCCGCTGCCGGGTGTATCCGTAAAGATAAAAGGCACGAATAAAGGGGTCGTTACCGATAATGAAGGTAAATACATTATCCAGGTGCCAAATGAAAGCGCTATTCTTGTTTTCAGTTACATAGGCTATGTTACTGCCGAAGGAACCGTGCAAAATGGCCGGATGACCAATATCCGTTTGAAGCCGGATGTGGGGTCGCTGGATGCTGTGGTGGTGATTGGATACGGTACGACTACGAAAAGGGCCAATACGGGGTCTGTAACTTCCATCACATCAAAGGATATTGCCAACCAGCCCGTATCAGATCCTATTGCCGCTCTGCAGGGCCGTGTAGCGGGCCTGGACATCACCGGGACTACAGGATATCCGGGATCAAGCTATAATATCAAATTAAGAGGCATTAATTCTATCCTCGGACGCAGCAGCCCGCTTTTTATTGTGGATGGCATGCCTTTCAGTGATGAGTCCCTGGACCAGTTTACTGGTGCCAATGGTACCACGAGTCCGTTGAACAGCATTAATCCAGCTGATATTGAGCGCATCGATATCCTGAAGGATGCAGATGCTACAGCCATATATGGCTCCCGCGGTGCCAATGGCGTGGTGTTGATCACTACCAAACGGGGTAAAAGCGGTAAAGTAACCACTGATGCCAGGGTTTACACCGGGGTATCTATGGTGAACAGAAAGGTTGATATGCTGAACACACAACAATACCTTGCCTTAAGAAGGGAGGCATTTAAAAATGATAACCGGACCCCTGATGAAACCAATGCCCTCGACCTGACCGTGTGGGACCAGAACCTGGACCAGAACTGGCAGGAAAAGCTGATCGGTAATACAGCCAAGTTAACGGAGGGACAGCTTTCCTTGTCGGGTGGTTCAGAACAAACCAATTTCTTGCTGAGCGGAACGTACAGAAGGGAAACGACGGTGCTCCCTACCAATACCGATTATAACAGAGGGGCATTTAATTTCAATGTGAACCACAAATCGGCTAATGATAAGTTCTCAGTCGCGGCTTCGGTTAAATATATAGCTGATGAAAACAATTCTTTGCCTACCGACCTGACACAATATTATAACCTGGCACCCAATACCCCAATTTATAATCCAAACGGTTCTTTCTACTGGAATGGAAATGACCAAAACCCAATAGCCTATTTTGAACGTAAATATTTATCAAACACAAATAACCTCCTGGGCAATGTGGTGATCAAATATAATGTACTGCCAAACCTGACTGCGCAATTGAACACAGGTTACAACCGCATGTCGATGAAGCAAACACAGACCCTTCCGGAGAAATCATTTAATCCGGCTAATTACTCAGCCAGCATGGGTTATTATGGTGACAATAAAGTAAGCGGATATAACATTGAGCCGCAGCTGGATTATAGTCTTCAAATTGGAAAGGGTACACTTAAAGCACTTCTTGGCGGAACCTGGCAGTCTAGTATAAAAGAAGGGCAAAACCTGCTTGGCGAAGGTTTCGCCAGCGATGAGCAGCTGAGCAATCCAAAAGCTGCTACAAAACTAACCATGAGGTCTTTTAACTATGCCGATTACAAATACAATTCAGTGTTTGGCCGTGCAACTTATAACTGGGATGAAAAATACATCGTTAATGGAACATTCCGTCGTGATGGATCTTCCCGCTTTGGCTCCGCATCAAGGTTTGGGAATTTTGGTGCCGTTGGGGTGGCCTGGCTGTTTAGCAATGAATCATTCATTAAAGATAAACTCAGTTTTTTAAGTTTTGGTAAACTGAGGGGAAGTTATGGAACGGTAGGTAACGACCAGATTGGCGATTATCAGTACTTTGACAGCTGGAGTGCCGCCAGCTTCCCTTATGCAGGCTCTGGAACATTGTACCCATCCCGTTTTGCAAATAACGATTTCCAGTGGGAGGTTACCCGTAAGCTGGAAGGGGCATTGGAGCTTGGTTTTCTGAAAGACAGAATTTTGTTGAATGCCAGCTATTACTATAACAAATCGAACAATATGCTGATTTATTATAGTCTATCACCGCAATCGGGCTTTTCTGAATTTGTAGATAACCTTCCGGCAGAATTGGAAAACAAAGGGCTGGAACTTGAGCTGAATACAGTAAACGTAAACCGGGGCGACTTCAGGTGGAGCAGTGCATTGAATTTTACCGTTGCAAGGAACAAACTGCTGAAATACCCGGACCTGGAGAAGTCACCTTTTACAAAGACTTATTTTATTGGAAAGCCTATCAATGTAACCACAGGATATATTTCTACAGGGATCGACCCTAAAACAGGCCTGCCTACATTTCAGGATCTGGATGGTGATGGCAGTGCCAGTGACCCAGAAGATTTTGCTATATTGGGCAACGTTACCCCGAAATTTTACGGTGGTTTCCAGAACAGCCTGAGTTACAAAAACTGGAGCCTTGATTTTTTCTTCCAGTTTGTAAAACAGGAGGGACCGCTGTTAAACTACGGATATACTTCAGTTCCTTATGGTTCGAGGGTAAACAAGGATGTCAGTGCTTTAGACCGTTGGTCGGCAGTTGACCAGGTTACCAATATCCCGATTGCCACCTCGACGACCGGACCTGCATATAGTGCCTATAATCAATGGAGGATATCCAGTGCAAACTGGGGCGATGCTTCTTTCATCAGGTTAAAAAATGTGATGTTGAAGTATAACCTCAGCTCATTGCTTAAAAATTTAAAGCTAAGCAATGTGAGCATTTACATGCAGGGACAGAACCTGTTTACCATTACCAATTACGATGGATTTGATCCGGAGACGAAAGGAATAAAACTGCCTCCTTTAAGCACCTATACGGTAGGTTTACAAGTTTCGTTTTAA
- a CDS encoding RagB/SusD family nutrient uptake outer membrane protein encodes MKIIKYIMAVLLMTSAVSCENYVAVDPPKTELASASVFVNDRSAIAAMVGVYSDMNALNYYFANIVTMFLGSMSADDFIYAASLAEFDEFKNNTVQPGNRYIAQLWAQPYDYIYRCNAIIEGVTASTTLTPAVKNQLLGEARFTRAFCYFYLVNIFGDVPLILDTDVRKNTNLPRTAVNLVYEALIDDLKQAKGLMDLNYPPNGARTRPTKSAATLLLARAYLYTGNNAQAEIEAAEVIGNTNYELLQGANMNKTFLANSRESVWQLEAVNTGGNRNTWEGFTFVPANLAAPTAFYRLTKGTGGLVDAFDAGDLRRTNWTGSYTTTANPPVTHTYPYKYKVRTGTPVTEYSMVLRFAEAYLIRAEARMQQNKLKPGAEDLDVIRSRAGFTTPLATPANTAAGMLLVEKERRLELFAEWGHRWFDLKRWKSVTGVAGKTRADDILPATKTFWKSTAVLMPIPTDARNTNPNLTPNPGYN; translated from the coding sequence ATGAAAATCATTAAATATATAATGGCCGTACTGCTGATGACATCGGCCGTTTCCTGTGAAAATTATGTTGCTGTTGATCCTCCTAAGACAGAGTTGGCTTCGGCCAGTGTGTTTGTAAACGACAGATCGGCTATAGCTGCAATGGTTGGCGTATATTCGGATATGAACGCGCTCAATTATTATTTTGCCAATATTGTGACCATGTTCCTGGGCTCAATGTCGGCAGATGACTTTATATATGCCGCTTCCCTGGCCGAGTTTGATGAGTTTAAGAACAATACCGTTCAGCCGGGTAACAGGTATATAGCACAGCTATGGGCGCAACCTTACGATTATATTTACCGTTGCAATGCGATTATTGAAGGGGTAACGGCTTCAACAACACTTACGCCGGCAGTGAAAAACCAGTTATTGGGCGAGGCCAGGTTTACACGGGCATTTTGTTACTTCTACCTGGTCAACATTTTTGGCGACGTGCCATTGATCCTGGATACGGATGTGCGTAAAAACACCAATTTGCCAAGAACTGCAGTAAACCTCGTATATGAAGCGCTAATTGATGATCTTAAGCAGGCAAAAGGTTTAATGGACCTGAATTACCCCCCAAATGGCGCACGCACAAGGCCAACAAAATCTGCCGCTACCTTATTGCTGGCGCGTGCCTATTTATATACGGGTAACAATGCGCAGGCAGAAATTGAAGCTGCTGAGGTCATCGGCAATACCAATTATGAGCTGCTGCAGGGTGCCAATATGAACAAAACTTTCCTGGCGAACAGCCGTGAATCGGTATGGCAATTAGAAGCTGTAAACACCGGTGGTAACAGAAATACCTGGGAAGGCTTTACTTTTGTTCCGGCCAATCTTGCCGCACCTACCGCTTTTTACCGCTTAACAAAAGGCACCGGAGGCTTGGTAGATGCATTTGATGCCGGCGACCTGCGCAGAACAAACTGGACCGGCAGTTATACAACAACCGCAAATCCTCCTGTAACACATACCTATCCTTATAAATACAAGGTTAGGACTGGTACACCAGTAACTGAATATTCAATGGTATTGCGGTTTGCTGAAGCTTACCTGATCCGCGCGGAAGCAAGAATGCAGCAGAATAAGCTAAAACCTGGTGCAGAAGATCTTGACGTAATCAGAAGTCGTGCCGGTTTTACTACCCCACTCGCCACACCTGCAAATACTGCTGCGGGAATGCTTTTGGTAGAGAAAGAAAGGCGACTGGAGCTATTTGCGGAATGGGGGCACCGCTGGTTTGACCTGAAAAGATGGAAAAGTGTTACCGGGGTTGCCGGCAAGACGCGAGCAGATGATATTTTGCCTGCTACCAAAACATTCTGGAAATCTACGGCGGTTTTAATGCCTATTCCAACCGATGCAAGAAATACCAATCCTAACCTTACACCTAACCCAGGTTACAACTAA
- a CDS encoding TlpA family protein disulfide reductase: MFKHALACCLLVLALLQVQAQVVQIIPEKPERGDKVTIIYHPGAPGAAIGPDATEVLINFTYSTFYELPWKLPMTRQGKDWVASFVLQRYATFATFYLQNGERGELIDKPAADRHYSIAVYKGDKRVRDGFLHESYSLGAQMPKSPRIPALQLELLRKELANYPDNYEAKVREQSVLMAMAKSPAEKLKHRNEARKIIAAQFEKNPTFGGNLNKVTMGYLIIGENSRLDSIRKVVSTRFPESDLAKDYLISAIGKEKDTLKKINQLEALLKKGNETGENSTDIHRMLFDYYTGKGDAGKSVYHARRSLGPLNPYTPQQLKVIAEEMTKARIAPDTAIAYAEAALKIADQWPIGVIRYFPEYGHILPYVADSTRKKTVAEARSSLYSIIALNKLYTGNKPAAFEHLDKAAATGANKESLMNIAAVYAQTANPQKAFEAVWSVLLKDPSDKQAIGVARKNFLAASGTEAEFNTRLKELEELKLAQLKQTLRKQLMNKPGPELAKLTDLKGKPVTPEMMKGKVVILDFWATWCIPCMQEMPYLQKVYDKYKHRPEVMFMVVNSGARNTIKDAIGWEAKNPQYTFPLYFNNDPEIGEKVGFTLIPTIAIIDQQGLMQFRTIGFEGAELEHKLAAQIDILLEAGKK, encoded by the coding sequence ATGTTTAAACATGCGTTAGCGTGCTGCCTGCTTGTACTTGCTTTATTGCAGGTACAGGCCCAGGTGGTGCAGATCATCCCTGAAAAACCTGAAAGAGGAGATAAAGTGACCATTATTTATCATCCCGGTGCTCCTGGTGCCGCTATTGGCCCGGATGCTACCGAGGTGCTCATCAATTTTACCTACTCTACCTTTTATGAGCTGCCCTGGAAACTGCCCATGACCAGGCAGGGAAAGGACTGGGTAGCCTCATTTGTGCTGCAGCGTTATGCTACTTTTGCTACCTTTTACCTCCAAAACGGAGAGCGTGGAGAACTAATAGATAAGCCGGCGGCAGATCGTCACTACTCAATTGCCGTATACAAAGGAGATAAAAGGGTAAGAGATGGTTTTTTACATGAATCGTATAGCCTTGGTGCACAAATGCCCAAGTCGCCCCGCATCCCAGCGTTGCAGCTGGAACTGCTAAGGAAGGAGCTGGCAAACTATCCTGACAATTATGAAGCTAAGGTACGCGAGCAAAGTGTATTGATGGCTATGGCAAAGAGCCCGGCTGAAAAGCTGAAGCATCGGAATGAAGCCCGGAAAATTATTGCAGCCCAGTTTGAAAAGAACCCTACCTTCGGGGGCAACCTGAACAAGGTAACCATGGGTTACCTGATCATTGGGGAGAATTCCAGGCTTGATTCTATCCGAAAGGTGGTTTCTACCCGCTTCCCGGAATCAGACCTGGCCAAAGATTACCTGATATCGGCAATTGGTAAAGAAAAGGATACGCTTAAGAAGATAAATCAGCTGGAGGCCCTGTTAAAAAAGGGGAATGAAACGGGCGAAAACTCGACCGATATACACCGCATGTTGTTTGACTATTATACCGGCAAGGGTGATGCAGGGAAATCAGTTTACCACGCCCGCAGAAGCCTGGGGCCACTTAACCCTTATACCCCACAGCAATTGAAAGTAATAGCTGAGGAAATGACAAAGGCCAGAATAGCACCCGATACCGCCATTGCCTATGCAGAGGCCGCTTTAAAAATCGCAGATCAGTGGCCTATAGGCGTAATCAGATATTTTCCTGAATATGGGCACATCTTACCCTATGTGGCAGACAGTACCCGTAAAAAGACGGTTGCCGAAGCAAGGTCCAGCCTGTACTCCATCATTGCACTGAACAAATTATACACCGGTAATAAGCCTGCCGCCTTTGAACATCTGGACAAAGCAGCAGCCACAGGTGCAAATAAAGAAAGCCTGATGAATATTGCAGCCGTTTATGCACAAACAGCAAACCCTCAGAAAGCTTTTGAGGCCGTATGGAGTGTATTGCTAAAAGATCCATCAGACAAGCAGGCCATTGGTGTTGCCCGGAAAAATTTTTTAGCTGCCAGCGGTACCGAAGCCGAATTTAATACCCGGCTAAAGGAATTGGAAGAATTGAAACTTGCCCAGCTAAAGCAAACCTTAAGAAAGCAACTGATGAACAAGCCGGGGCCGGAACTTGCAAAGTTAACCGATCTTAAAGGAAAGCCGGTTACCCCGGAAATGATGAAGGGTAAGGTGGTGATCCTTGATTTTTGGGCAACCTGGTGTATACCTTGTATGCAGGAAATGCCTTACCTGCAAAAAGTCTATGATAAATATAAACATCGCCCGGAGGTAATGTTTATGGTGGTAAACAGCGGAGCACGAAACACCATTAAGGATGCCATTGGCTGGGAAGCTAAAAACCCGCAGTATACTTTTCCTTTATATTTTAACAACGATCCTGAAATAGGGGAGAAAGTTGGCTTTACACTGATCCCGACCATAGCCATTATTGATCAGCAAGGTCTGATGCAGTTTAGGACCATAGGTTTTGAAGGCGCCGAACTGGAACATAAACTGGCGGCACAGATCGATATCTTACTGGAGGCCGGTAAAAAGTAG